The following coding sequences are from one Granulicella arctica window:
- a CDS encoding GxGYxYP domain-containing protein, whose translation MSLSRRTFMALTGAATGSRVLPSFAQQSGINGTLPTLPQARFLEAADLSTLNGDEQTLLVTLQGQINRKEPRLYFYWGTDQTNLTWLNTISVPHRISTEPWDLFARYRSEIRGAIVYDPNQPDSINVATAIASQRNAVIATAAIAKTHQLEVLDDLTGRFTGTVSAYEYALTNVWPKSSKRILTAISPSNTVTVANVSWTMILQETRPITDSSNRAIYTADISGLLGGEAVFIRYTDNFPNDGWGPAVAQVTITADGTPIASFVPGTAAETPFLFDADGSQISPSGWRFADGTNYFIYKFTPPAGTKQLLLSNDLQNEFVVSGSATAPSVQQGNAIFRDYIIATNSPVFWLDPEVADQAALFETILKQTPPNTPYLGWFPLGHEMPGVTLLSQYASPVVATDDLFNGSVFAGVRESVDARIPNPPHLPKLENKIYLTLTMVEGDNVQYCQHRLRDLWDDPGRGSVILNWSISTLLLDIAPSFLHYYQRTRTPSDLLMAGPSGAGYTYPAEWPVSAFEVFPRHSGEYMRSTGMNTLFAYNRNDTDNLPLSPQIAGSYERNIPGLLGIMLNYDLTSVVSFANKLPVVTLLGINDIPTGTTQLAQVAAAWDGKSPLFVAAGIESFTSSLTPTGVKSLTNTLIPAFEIIRGDTFFRMLRATQKQ comes from the coding sequence ATGTCTTTATCACGTCGTACCTTTATGGCCCTCACTGGAGCCGCGACCGGCAGTCGGGTCCTCCCATCTTTTGCACAGCAGTCAGGTATCAACGGCACGCTCCCTACGTTGCCTCAGGCGCGATTTCTTGAAGCTGCTGATCTCTCGACCCTCAACGGGGATGAGCAAACCCTACTCGTCACCCTGCAGGGCCAGATCAACCGAAAGGAACCTCGCCTCTATTTCTACTGGGGCACCGACCAGACCAACCTTACCTGGCTCAACACCATCAGCGTGCCTCACCGCATCTCCACCGAGCCATGGGATCTTTTCGCCCGCTACCGTTCCGAGATTCGTGGTGCCATCGTCTACGACCCGAACCAACCCGACTCCATCAACGTAGCCACCGCCATCGCCAGTCAGCGCAACGCCGTCATCGCAACCGCCGCCATCGCCAAGACTCACCAACTCGAAGTCCTCGACGATCTCACCGGCCGCTTCACCGGTACAGTCTCAGCCTACGAATACGCCCTCACCAATGTCTGGCCAAAGTCCTCAAAGCGCATTCTCACCGCCATCTCCCCAAGCAACACCGTCACCGTCGCAAACGTGTCATGGACCATGATCCTTCAGGAGACGCGTCCCATCACAGACTCCTCAAACCGAGCGATCTATACCGCCGACATCAGCGGCCTCCTCGGCGGTGAGGCAGTCTTCATCCGCTACACCGATAACTTCCCCAACGACGGCTGGGGGCCAGCCGTAGCCCAGGTCACGATCACCGCCGATGGTACTCCGATCGCCTCGTTTGTTCCCGGTACTGCAGCCGAGACGCCATTTCTCTTTGACGCTGACGGCTCACAAATCTCGCCCAGCGGATGGCGCTTCGCTGACGGAACCAATTACTTCATCTACAAATTCACACCGCCCGCAGGCACCAAGCAGCTCCTGCTCTCGAACGATCTCCAGAACGAATTCGTCGTCTCCGGCTCCGCCACCGCGCCTAGCGTGCAGCAGGGCAATGCAATCTTCCGCGACTACATCATTGCCACAAACTCACCAGTCTTCTGGCTTGACCCCGAGGTCGCCGATCAGGCCGCTTTATTCGAAACCATTCTCAAGCAGACGCCGCCCAACACGCCCTATCTAGGCTGGTTTCCGCTCGGGCACGAGATGCCCGGCGTCACTCTCCTGAGCCAGTACGCCTCGCCCGTCGTCGCCACCGACGACCTCTTCAACGGCTCCGTCTTCGCAGGCGTACGCGAATCCGTCGACGCCCGCATTCCCAACCCTCCGCACCTGCCCAAGCTCGAAAACAAAATCTATCTGACCCTCACCATGGTCGAGGGCGATAACGTCCAGTACTGCCAGCATCGCCTCCGCGATCTATGGGACGATCCCGGCCGCGGCAGCGTCATCCTCAACTGGAGCATCAGCACGCTCCTGCTCGACATCGCCCCCAGCTTCCTCCATTACTATCAACGCACCCGCACGCCGAGCGACCTCCTCATGGCTGGTCCTTCCGGCGCAGGCTACACCTATCCAGCCGAGTGGCCCGTCTCTGCCTTTGAGGTCTTCCCCCGCCATTCCGGCGAGTACATGCGCAGCACCGGCATGAACACCCTCTTCGCCTACAACCGCAACGATACCGACAACCTCCCTCTCAGCCCGCAGATAGCCGGCAGCTACGAGCGCAACATCCCCGGCCTCCTTGGCATCATGCTCAACTACGATCTCACCAGCGTCGTCAGCTTCGCTAACAAGCTACCCGTCGTCACCCTGCTTGGTATCAACGACATTCCCACCGGCACCACGCAGCTTGCACAAGTCGCCGCAGCCTGGGACGGCAAATCGCCTCTCTTCGTCGCTGCAGGCATAGAATCCTTCACCTCCTCGCTTACTCCCACCGGCGTCAAATCGCTTACCAATACACTGATCCCTGCCTTTGAAATCATACGAGGCGATACGTTTTTTAGAATGTTGCGCGCAACGCAAAAGCAGTAG
- a CDS encoding TonB-dependent receptor — protein sequence MQRIISYLRTATLLQFILILSSQSVAFGQADRATLTGHITDSSGAVMQGVTVNATNTATSATFNSVTNGAGIYSISSLPIGDYTVIVSQTGFQNAQSSVHLVAAAVQTVNVSLTVGSDTQTISVSATPQLMETDTSSVTNTLEEGALRDLPLNATDGRDALQIVVATTPTTSKSSISGNQVYSTLNFGGAYSWTNTVYIDGVDAAAGPQGAIATPGLEALQETQVQTTNANAELGATGGGVLLFELKSGTNKIHGSAFEFLQNEALNANSWSNKYFLAGCSAADITCQRDNSRPRDRFNDYGGSLGGPIWKNRTFLFGDYEYYSQTNYALNPNATTVPTAKMLTGDFSELLTGGTSQGNIVTNGALAINPCTGTPYQYGQIFDPRTQKVVNGQTCATPFAGNVIPASLISPRSQAIAGFYSKYYAPTLTSRIYNNYPTLVSNTPSETKRSYDIKMDHNFSSKHHLSASFDYVKWVSVTGGGLVSTPTSPGPLTSEWSNNTPNFTTRVIDNYSVTPTVLNTFALGYSSTQYTQIPEFVIPSAATYGFNADGKGFPTISYSGANGVGVASNGTSVYSYQNYYGYHFQDSVAWQKGHHSFKFGGYVYLQGLNSSAGGNIQNYNFNNQTGGPTDTSITPYVGSGFASMLLGNVQSASQNIPQPTYPRQKYLTMFAQDDYKINTKATLNMGVTWVYTFAGHQHEGHWTNFDLNAQNPLWGTNKGAWTFAQNSGSTFQTDNTLRQFAPHFGGAYQVTNKLVARANYGLYYVPLGELNSGYGYGFPSQQAEFWSGTNTVPNSIPGSTAFNWTGGYPGQTVQLARTITQTSFDYGQPLSISPKTLHLGHTQAFYAGIQYELAKGIIIDTRYMGTRGGGLHDSPESVGINYPDFGTYSKLLTSGHINDTISNAGQAAAIGVPYPYAGFTGPAYAAIAPIPQAASFNNILVLKTDEQVGVSSFNAFIVEIKARSAHNLNADLSYTLSHLTGSNLSGRDSASNGQYGYQSASDVPDSHHWVQGIDQTHLLSGYVTYLLPFGRGQQFLSRSHALDLAVAGWTIGTNLSYGSGGPIGTVNSPVQYPFFFNRQRDNFANGANPYNMVNHFHGGKVNLGNTRDPANQDFSPTLFATPALGTLGNTPYNYDKWRWNSGAANESLALSKAFAFGPDKRLQATLRAEFYDVFNRHYINGPDTNPNDTTFGQITGVSGTTRTGQLGARVQW from the coding sequence ATGCAACGGATTATTTCGTACCTGCGAACTGCCACTCTTCTTCAATTTATTCTCATACTCTCTTCGCAGAGCGTCGCGTTCGGACAGGCAGATCGCGCCACGCTGACAGGGCATATTACGGACTCCTCGGGAGCCGTCATGCAGGGCGTGACTGTTAACGCTACGAACACTGCTACAAGCGCAACCTTCAACAGCGTGACAAATGGTGCGGGCATTTACAGCATTTCGAGCCTGCCAATCGGCGACTACACCGTGATCGTGAGCCAGACGGGATTTCAGAATGCACAGTCCTCCGTGCACCTCGTTGCAGCGGCCGTGCAGACCGTAAATGTGAGCCTGACGGTTGGCTCAGATACCCAGACCATCTCGGTTTCGGCGACGCCGCAACTTATGGAGACCGACACCTCCAGCGTGACGAACACGCTCGAAGAGGGCGCGCTGCGCGACTTGCCCCTCAATGCAACGGACGGTCGCGATGCGTTGCAGATTGTTGTAGCGACTACCCCTACCACCTCGAAATCGAGTATCTCCGGCAACCAGGTTTACAGCACGCTTAACTTCGGCGGCGCGTATTCATGGACGAACACTGTATACATCGATGGTGTTGATGCCGCCGCCGGGCCGCAAGGCGCGATCGCCACACCGGGACTTGAGGCCTTGCAGGAGACTCAGGTGCAGACCACGAACGCGAATGCGGAGCTTGGCGCGACGGGCGGCGGCGTGCTCCTGTTTGAACTGAAATCCGGGACCAATAAGATTCACGGCAGCGCGTTTGAATTTCTTCAGAACGAAGCATTGAATGCAAACAGCTGGTCCAATAAGTATTTTCTCGCGGGCTGCAGTGCGGCCGATATTACTTGCCAGCGCGACAACTCAAGACCACGTGATCGCTTCAACGATTATGGCGGAAGCCTCGGCGGCCCTATCTGGAAGAATCGCACCTTCCTCTTTGGCGACTATGAATACTACAGTCAGACCAACTACGCGCTGAATCCGAACGCAACGACCGTTCCGACTGCCAAGATGCTCACCGGCGACTTCAGCGAGCTACTTACGGGCGGAACTAGCCAGGGTAATATCGTCACGAATGGCGCTCTAGCCATCAATCCCTGCACCGGCACGCCATATCAATATGGGCAGATCTTCGACCCTCGTACACAGAAGGTCGTCAACGGCCAGACCTGCGCTACACCGTTCGCAGGCAATGTCATTCCCGCGAGTCTCATATCGCCGCGTTCGCAGGCCATTGCGGGATTCTATTCCAAGTACTATGCGCCCACACTGACCAGCCGTATCTACAACAACTATCCAACGCTCGTCAGCAATACGCCAAGCGAGACGAAACGATCGTACGACATCAAGATGGACCATAACTTTTCCAGCAAGCATCACTTGAGCGCTTCGTTCGACTACGTTAAGTGGGTGAGTGTTACCGGGGGCGGTCTGGTGAGCACCCCCACAAGCCCTGGTCCACTTACCTCTGAGTGGAGCAACAACACACCGAACTTTACGACGCGTGTGATTGACAATTATTCGGTCACTCCGACTGTGCTGAATACCTTTGCACTTGGTTATTCGTCGACGCAGTACACGCAGATACCCGAGTTCGTTATACCGAGTGCTGCCACTTATGGCTTTAACGCCGATGGCAAGGGCTTTCCCACGATTTCCTACTCTGGCGCGAACGGTGTGGGCGTGGCCTCGAACGGCACGAGCGTGTACTCATACCAGAATTACTACGGTTATCACTTCCAGGATTCCGTTGCCTGGCAGAAGGGCCATCACTCCTTCAAATTCGGCGGGTACGTCTACCTCCAGGGCCTGAACTCAAGTGCCGGCGGGAATATTCAAAATTATAATTTCAACAATCAGACGGGTGGCCCTACCGATACATCAATCACGCCTTATGTAGGCAGCGGGTTTGCAAGCATGCTGCTCGGCAATGTGCAGTCGGCGTCACAGAACATTCCTCAGCCCACTTACCCCCGACAGAAATACCTTACGATGTTTGCGCAGGATGATTACAAGATCAATACCAAAGCCACTTTGAATATGGGAGTGACCTGGGTTTATACCTTTGCAGGCCATCAGCATGAAGGCCATTGGACCAACTTCGACTTAAACGCGCAGAATCCGCTCTGGGGAACGAACAAGGGTGCATGGACTTTCGCACAGAACTCCGGATCGACCTTTCAGACCGACAACACCCTTCGCCAGTTTGCCCCTCATTTTGGCGGCGCCTACCAGGTGACAAACAAGCTGGTGGCCCGAGCGAACTATGGCTTGTATTACGTTCCGTTGGGCGAGTTGAACTCCGGCTACGGCTACGGATTCCCGTCGCAGCAGGCGGAGTTCTGGAGTGGCACGAACACGGTGCCGAACAGCATTCCCGGATCTACTGCTTTCAACTGGACGGGCGGGTATCCGGGACAAACGGTACAGCTGGCTCGCACGATCACCCAGACAAGTTTTGATTATGGCCAACCGCTCTCGATCAGTCCGAAAACGCTGCACCTTGGCCATACGCAAGCCTTCTATGCGGGCATCCAATATGAACTCGCCAAAGGCATCATCATAGACACGCGGTACATGGGCACGCGGGGTGGCGGCCTGCACGACTCGCCTGAGTCAGTCGGGATCAACTATCCGGATTTTGGCACCTATAGCAAGCTGCTGACGTCCGGGCATATCAACGACACCATCAGCAACGCAGGCCAAGCTGCGGCGATCGGCGTGCCTTATCCGTACGCCGGGTTTACAGGTCCTGCTTATGCTGCCATCGCTCCCATTCCACAGGCCGCCTCGTTCAATAACATCCTTGTCCTGAAGACCGACGAGCAGGTCGGCGTAAGCTCCTTCAATGCGTTCATCGTAGAGATCAAAGCGAGGAGTGCACATAACTTAAATGCTGATTTGAGTTACACCTTGTCCCACCTTACCGGCAGCAACCTCTCTGGGAGAGACTCTGCTTCGAATGGCCAATACGGCTATCAGAGCGCGAGTGACGTACCTGATTCGCATCACTGGGTTCAAGGCATCGACCAGACGCATCTGCTCTCTGGCTATGTGACCTATCTTCTGCCCTTCGGCAGGGGTCAGCAGTTCCTAAGCCGGTCGCACGCACTCGACCTCGCCGTTGCCGGCTGGACCATTGGAACCAATCTCAGCTACGGCTCCGGCGGCCCGATCGGCACCGTCAACTCGCCTGTGCAGTATCCATTCTTCTTCAATCGTCAGCGCGACAACTTCGCTAACGGAGCGAACCCCTACAACATGGTGAACCACTTCCACGGCGGCAAGGTGAATCTGGGCAACACCCGCGACCCGGCCAATCAGGATTTCTCCCCAACCCTCTTCGCCACTCCAGCGCTCGGCACCCTCGGCAATACGCCTTACAACTACGATAAGTGGCGCTGGAACTCGGGAGCAGCCAACGAGAGCCTAGCCCTCTCGAAGGCTTTCGCCTTCGGTCCCGATAAGCGCCTGCAGGCCACGCTTCGCGCTGAGTTTTATGACGTCTTCAATCGTCACTACATCAACGGCCCGGATACAAACCCGAACGACACGACTTTCGGACAGATCACCGGTGTCTCCGGCACAACCCGTACTGGGCAGCTTGGAGCCCGGGTTCAGTGGTAG
- the queF gene encoding preQ(1) synthase translates to MTTQKTGYTDDHAMAGLDTKFPDIDTWPNQFKAYEILVDDPEFTSVCPKTGLPDFGRLTIRYMPRESCMELKSLKEYLFTYRNLGIFQENIVNQVLDDVVRSCEPVWAHVVGDFRPRGGISTIVEAKYPRPVV, encoded by the coding sequence ATGACTACGCAGAAGACCGGTTACACCGACGACCACGCTATGGCGGGTCTTGATACAAAATTTCCTGACATCGATACATGGCCGAATCAGTTTAAAGCCTACGAGATCCTTGTGGATGATCCAGAGTTTACGAGTGTTTGCCCGAAGACGGGACTGCCGGATTTTGGACGGTTGACAATCCGTTATATGCCTCGTGAAAGCTGTATGGAGTTGAAGTCACTGAAGGAGTACCTGTTCACATATCGTAATCTTGGGATTTTTCAGGAGAATATCGTGAATCAGGTGCTGGATGATGTCGTGAGGTCCTGTGAGCCAGTCTGGGCGCATGTTGTTGGCGACTTCCGGCCACGTGGTGGAATTTCGACGATTGTGGAGGCAAAGTATCCGCGCCCTGTTGTGTAA
- a CDS encoding M48 family metallopeptidase, protein MRPVSMRSFSRLSLPALLVCSAVALAQTTTPAQIPSNTPTTTTPTPTSPSGPQPTTVPVPPVPPTEAEMKVARDEASKKTDSLPSPGESLDPHIKAGSEDDVAAVGTRNIGGRGTGNWYSTDWEIRNGKSYSMEIEKSAHLVTDPVIVEYINRVGQNIVKNSDCKVPFTIKIIDSDEINAMALPGGFFYVNSGLIMAADEEAELAGVMAHETAHVCAHHAAREATRMNYFQLASIPLIIMTSGSYTGYGIYEATQLAIPLTFLQFSRNFEAEADWLGLQYMYRAGYDPQAFIQFFEKIDALEKHKPGTLAKVFADHPQTPDRIARSEDEIATIMPARPDYMVTTSEFDDVKSRLARIENKRKINDGKGGNKPTLRRVGSNSDPNSTNPSSTTDDRPTLGRRN, encoded by the coding sequence ATGCGACCTGTTTCGATGCGATCCTTTTCGCGCCTGAGCCTTCCGGCTTTGCTGGTGTGCAGTGCGGTCGCGCTTGCCCAGACGACGACGCCTGCGCAGATTCCTTCGAACACTCCGACTACAACAACTCCGACGCCGACTTCGCCATCGGGTCCGCAGCCGACGACGGTTCCAGTTCCGCCGGTCCCGCCAACTGAGGCGGAGATGAAGGTTGCGCGGGATGAGGCGAGCAAGAAGACTGATTCGCTTCCGTCACCTGGAGAGTCGCTTGATCCGCATATCAAGGCGGGTAGCGAGGACGATGTTGCTGCGGTGGGAACGCGGAACATTGGCGGCCGCGGAACAGGGAACTGGTATTCAACGGACTGGGAGATTCGAAACGGCAAGTCGTATTCGATGGAGATTGAGAAGTCGGCGCATCTTGTGACCGATCCGGTGATCGTCGAGTACATCAATCGGGTGGGACAGAATATCGTCAAGAATTCAGATTGCAAGGTTCCGTTTACGATCAAAATCATCGATTCGGACGAGATCAACGCCATGGCCCTGCCGGGTGGCTTCTTCTATGTGAACTCCGGGTTGATTATGGCGGCGGATGAGGAGGCTGAGCTTGCGGGCGTGATGGCGCATGAGACGGCGCATGTTTGTGCGCATCATGCGGCGCGTGAAGCCACGAGGATGAACTACTTCCAGCTTGCGTCGATTCCGCTGATTATCATGACCTCGGGTTCCTACACCGGATATGGAATTTATGAGGCGACCCAACTTGCCATTCCGTTGACGTTCCTGCAGTTTTCGAGAAACTTTGAAGCTGAAGCAGACTGGCTCGGACTGCAATATATGTATCGTGCGGGCTACGATCCGCAGGCTTTTATCCAGTTCTTCGAGAAGATCGACGCGCTGGAGAAGCACAAGCCGGGAACGCTGGCGAAGGTGTTCGCTGACCATCCGCAAACTCCGGACAGGATTGCTCGATCTGAGGATGAGATCGCGACTATCATGCCGGCACGACCTGATTATATGGTGACGACTTCTGAATTTGACGATGTAAAGTCGCGGCTGGCTCGGATCGAGAACAAGCGCAAGATCAACGACGGCAAAGGCGGCAACAAGCCTACGCTTCGGCGAGTGGGCAGCAACAGTGATCCTAACTCGACAAATCCCAGCTCGACGACCGATGACCGCCCGACTTTAGGTCGGCGGAACTAA
- a CDS encoding type II secretion system protein codes for MVKIAPTRRRTDAEQGFTLLELMIVMIIIGILAAVAVPAYLQSVKKAKEAVLREDLHAMRSAIDSYTVDKQKAPQQLDDLVQAGYLKSMPKDPITNRTDSWVPGQEDSLMSIDQTQAGIDDVHSGAQETSSEGTSYSTW; via the coding sequence ATGGTGAAAATAGCTCCAACTCGACGTCGGACAGATGCTGAGCAGGGTTTTACTCTGCTGGAGCTAATGATCGTGATGATCATTATCGGCATCCTCGCGGCGGTCGCGGTTCCGGCGTACTTGCAGTCGGTGAAGAAGGCGAAGGAAGCGGTGCTGCGTGAGGATCTGCATGCGATGCGATCAGCGATCGATTCATATACGGTCGATAAGCAGAAGGCGCCGCAGCAGCTTGATGACCTGGTGCAGGCTGGATATCTGAAATCGATGCCGAAGGATCCCATTACGAACCGGACTGATTCGTGGGTTCCGGGCCAGGAGGATTCGCTGATGAGCATCGATCAGACCCAGGCAGGAATCGATGATGTCCACAGCGGCGCGCAGGAGACTTCCAGTGAAGGCACTTCGTATTCGACGTGGTGA
- a CDS encoding type II secretion system protein, with product MGRERRRDGEAGLTLIELIITITIVAILASAAVPIARFQVKRTKERELRRDLWEMRDAIDRYKDAADKGAFMTKADSINYPPDLETLVKGVDVQDKKVKFLRRIPIDPMTGTTDWGLRSNQDDADSDSFGGQNVFDVHSKSTDTGLDGTKYSTW from the coding sequence ATGGGGCGTGAACGAAGGCGGGATGGCGAAGCTGGCCTGACGCTGATTGAGCTGATTATCACGATTACGATTGTGGCGATTCTCGCTTCTGCCGCGGTTCCGATCGCTCGGTTCCAAGTGAAGCGGACGAAGGAACGAGAGCTGCGCCGGGATCTTTGGGAGATGCGGGACGCGATCGATCGGTATAAGGACGCAGCCGACAAGGGGGCCTTTATGACGAAGGCGGACAGCATCAACTATCCGCCGGATCTCGAAACGCTGGTGAAAGGCGTCGATGTACAGGACAAGAAGGTCAAGTTCCTGAGGCGGATTCCGATTGATCCTATGACGGGAACGACGGACTGGGGGCTTCGGTCAAATCAGGACGATGCGGATTCTGATTCGTTCGGCGGCCAGAATGTCTTCGATGTGCATAGTAAAAGCACCGATACGGGACTGGACGGGACGAAGTATTCGACATGGTGA
- a CDS encoding cohesin domain-containing protein produces the protein MVPIIAVMAMLLVGDLTVSAKAQSAGTWFKRARNAETREDYDGAYEGYRQAFLKNPKDLRYKTGMERLRFQAAASHVDRGRVLRQNGDFTGAVTEFTRALLIDPGDQVAQQEIDITQRQQQAAPPGGTAEVVPKPNEMLSAIGSISGIIELKPVSNELITLHAVDDTKVIYQAIGKLAGLNVLFDPDYTSKRVPVDLTNVSLSDALRIVGTIAGTFYKPVTANTIFIAQNTRTKRTDLDEVAVQTFYLSNASQQADATEVLTAIRNLLDPSVKVYLVPSQNAIVMRATPDQLLLAQKLLNDLDRAKPEVIVDVAILEVNRDKVRTLGITLPQSIGLTPQVANSTSTTSTSTSSSSDGTTTPTTTSTGLTLNNLAHLNANNFGVTITGGTLNALLTDSDTRVLQNPKVRATDGQRATLKIGSKIPVATGSYNAGVSTGIASIGVQTQFTYLDVGVNIDMTPTVHYDHEISLKMKIEVSTQNGTVTISNVQEPIISQRVVDQTIQLKEGEPTILAGLLEKDDLRNLSGTPGLAELPLLKYLFGSQSKETKQDEVVFVLIPHIVRESVLTRLNTRAIDTGTGASVELRRDPNPRADADAYIEPSARPAGSGTSAANAASSMLLQLQQQSQRPANPADQLNPPATAKPPAAASGGPPVSLSVVPANSAQTVGSTFQVAVMLQQGRDVYSVPLQMQFDPKILDLVNVDAGDFLGHDGQAVALTHRDDGNGLVTVSTSRPPGVAGITGQGNVCTLTFKAKAAGDSTLTLVKVGAKNSAQANLPAVGSQAVVHVK, from the coding sequence ATGGTTCCGATTATCGCTGTCATGGCGATGCTGCTGGTAGGCGATCTAACTGTCTCTGCCAAGGCGCAGTCCGCAGGAACCTGGTTCAAGCGAGCCCGCAACGCTGAGACGCGTGAAGACTATGATGGCGCCTACGAAGGCTACCGCCAGGCATTTCTGAAGAATCCAAAGGATCTCCGCTACAAGACAGGCATGGAACGCCTTCGTTTCCAGGCAGCTGCCTCGCATGTTGATCGGGGCCGGGTACTTCGCCAAAATGGCGATTTCACGGGCGCGGTCACGGAGTTCACACGTGCGCTCTTGATCGATCCTGGCGACCAGGTGGCCCAGCAGGAGATCGATATTACCCAGCGTCAGCAGCAGGCGGCACCCCCCGGTGGCACGGCGGAGGTAGTTCCTAAGCCGAATGAGATGCTGAGCGCAATTGGGTCTATCTCAGGGATCATCGAGTTGAAGCCCGTCTCGAACGAACTTATTACGTTGCACGCTGTCGACGACACCAAGGTGATTTATCAAGCTATTGGCAAGCTGGCAGGCCTGAATGTTCTTTTCGACCCGGATTACACCTCGAAGCGCGTTCCAGTTGATCTGACGAACGTCAGCCTGTCCGATGCGCTGAGGATCGTGGGTACAATCGCTGGAACCTTCTATAAGCCGGTCACTGCCAACACGATCTTCATCGCGCAGAATACGCGGACCAAGCGAACAGATCTGGATGAGGTAGCTGTCCAGACGTTTTATCTCAGTAACGCGAGTCAGCAGGCGGATGCGACCGAGGTTTTGACGGCAATCCGCAACCTGCTTGACCCAAGTGTGAAGGTGTATCTTGTCCCTTCTCAAAACGCGATTGTCATGCGGGCAACGCCCGACCAGCTATTGCTGGCACAGAAGCTCTTGAACGATCTCGACCGCGCCAAGCCAGAGGTGATCGTGGACGTGGCGATTTTAGAGGTGAATCGGGACAAGGTCCGCACCCTTGGAATCACTCTGCCGCAATCGATCGGCCTGACGCCGCAGGTGGCCAATTCAACATCGACTACTTCTACGTCGACCAGCAGCAGCAGCGACGGCACAACAACGCCGACCACCACTTCGACCGGATTGACTCTCAATAACCTGGCGCACCTGAATGCCAACAACTTCGGCGTTACGATCACCGGCGGAACGCTCAATGCCCTGCTTACGGACAGCGACACGCGCGTCTTGCAGAACCCGAAGGTTCGCGCTACGGATGGACAGCGTGCGACGTTGAAGATCGGTTCCAAGATCCCGGTTGCTACAGGTTCCTACAATGCTGGAGTTTCCACCGGCATCGCCAGTATTGGCGTGCAGACACAATTCACGTACCTCGATGTCGGCGTTAATATCGATATGACGCCGACAGTTCACTACGACCACGAAATCTCTCTCAAGATGAAGATTGAGGTGTCGACCCAGAACGGCACGGTCACAATCTCGAATGTTCAGGAGCCGATCATCTCGCAGCGCGTGGTCGACCAGACGATTCAACTAAAGGAAGGCGAACCAACCATTCTCGCCGGATTGCTGGAGAAGGATGATCTGCGAAACCTCAGCGGAACTCCGGGTCTTGCCGAGCTTCCGCTACTGAAATACCTCTTCGGTTCACAGTCCAAGGAAACGAAGCAGGATGAAGTCGTTTTTGTCCTCATTCCGCATATTGTGCGCGAGTCTGTCCTGACGCGCCTCAATACGCGGGCAATTGACACAGGAACTGGAGCTTCGGTTGAACTACGCCGCGATCCGAATCCGCGTGCTGATGCCGATGCGTATATCGAGCCAAGCGCTCGACCTGCTGGTTCGGGAACATCGGCTGCAAACGCTGCGTCGTCCATGTTGTTGCAGCTTCAGCAACAGAGCCAGCGTCCAGCTAATCCTGCTGATCAGTTGAACCCGCCCGCGACAGCGAAACCTCCGGCCGCAGCGTCAGGCGGTCCGCCGGTCAGTCTCAGTGTCGTTCCAGCCAATAGCGCACAGACGGTTGGATCAACCTTCCAGGTTGCAGTCATGCTGCAGCAGGGGCGCGATGTTTACTCAGTTCCGCTGCAAATGCAGTTTGATCCGAAGATACTTGACTTGGTGAACGTAGACGCTGGCGACTTCCTCGGGCATGACGGTCAAGCCGTTGCACTGACGCATCGCGACGATGGCAACGGATTGGTAACTGTTTCCACCTCTCGTCCACCCGGAGTCGCTGGGATTACAGGGCAGGGAAATGTCTGCACGCTGACATTCAAGGCCAAGGCGGCGGGCGATTCAACTCTGACGCTTGTTAAGGTGGGGGCTAAGAATAGCGCCCAGGCGAATCTGCCCGCAGTCGGTTCGCAGGCAGTGGTGCATGTGAAGTGA